In candidate division WOR-3 bacterium, one DNA window encodes the following:
- a CDS encoding S8 family serine peptidase yields MKRLFILFFLAACLWAGRIVPELEAILKNASPSDMIGIIVRTKEQADLSLLPPDATYDEKIEYLKFVAERAQKGILEYLKTVKAEDIRCFSLVSDIALKTTPEVIRELANREDVDFVMDDFIVKLDDVWLGETTEQDATETPEWNITKVRADTCWMDGYTGQGVVVANMDTGVEVTHPAFGGRWRSTNGWYDAVNGQSSPYDDNGHGTHTMGTMTGGDGLGPFANDIGVAPGATFICAKAFDANGSGQASWISACFNWFANTGRPNVISNSWGSGRTTTTWWSYIVNLRNLGIIVVASIGNSGPSSGTSNAPGSYPIVIGVGATNSNDDIESYSSRGPAPNQDPWNNPANWPRSDWNLINPAISAPGTVRSALPGGSYGTMSGTSMASPHVGGAVALMLEKMPSLTPDQAFNYITNNADRPSQGGTYPNNNYGWGRLNCKKILDAMVPANKPNIILARTAITGENGNGRLDPGETGNLITYLKNTTAIQATNLRGTLRENDPYLTISDSLANFGNVPGNDSTNNLSDPFVLSASSSTPRGYTANLTLYLVCNETSWTRTFTLTIGQPVQQPGTRLWGPTQVSGVPSTAGLYGIAYNPTNNRIYVCHFRARNIYMFSSDSLLTPLGTIPTPNNESACTDIKYCAYDNTFWVASNQTKRVYKISATGSVLRYFSNPANDYPTGLAWDENNRILYLADRRSALGALPGYIYVTDTLGNQIRRMNVPLSANYGPRCLALERTPSNPNLPTLIHVYTSFNSQGTALDSVGVYEMNRDNLTILQRFLIPELYNARGVEYDPRNATLWVTIMELAAGGPNNYIAKYAGFHEMVGMEEEKTPLKNLTQISCYPNPFNQSLNIAYELKKRSEVSLSIHDATGRQIAQLQEGISNPGNYHFVWQANNAGVYFVRIKTKEGSLWQKVIKF; encoded by the coding sequence ATGAAAAGGCTATTTATCCTTTTCTTCTTAGCCGCCTGCCTCTGGGCAGGGAGGATTGTCCCAGAACTTGAGGCAATCTTAAAAAACGCTTCCCCTTCGGATATGATCGGCATCATCGTGCGAACCAAAGAACAAGCCGACCTTTCTCTCTTACCTCCCGATGCCACCTATGACGAAAAGATTGAATACTTAAAATTTGTTGCCGAAAGAGCGCAGAAAGGCATCTTGGAATATCTCAAAACTGTAAAAGCCGAAGATATAAGATGTTTTTCTTTGGTTTCTGATATCGCCTTAAAGACAACCCCAGAAGTGATTAGAGAGTTAGCCAATCGGGAAGATGTTGACTTTGTGATGGATGACTTCATTGTCAAACTTGATGATGTCTGGCTCGGGGAGACAACCGAGCAAGATGCCACCGAAACCCCGGAATGGAACATCACCAAAGTGAGAGCGGATACCTGCTGGATGGATGGCTATACCGGTCAAGGGGTGGTTGTTGCCAATATGGATACCGGAGTTGAAGTTACCCATCCGGCATTTGGTGGTCGCTGGCGCTCCACCAATGGCTGGTACGATGCGGTCAATGGTCAAAGTTCCCCTTATGATGACAATGGTCACGGCACCCACACCATGGGCACAATGACCGGGGGTGATGGTTTAGGACCTTTCGCCAACGACATCGGTGTTGCCCCGGGTGCTACTTTCATCTGCGCCAAGGCATTTGATGCTAATGGTTCTGGTCAAGCATCCTGGATAAGTGCTTGCTTTAACTGGTTTGCCAATACCGGTCGTCCCAATGTCATCTCCAACTCTTGGGGAAGTGGCCGAACGACAACCACCTGGTGGAGTTATATTGTCAATTTGCGAAATCTTGGCATTATTGTTGTTGCCTCCATTGGCAATAGCGGTCCTTCCTCCGGAACTTCTAATGCTCCAGGGAGTTATCCCATCGTGATTGGCGTTGGTGCCACCAACTCCAATGATGATATTGAAAGTTATTCCAGCCGTGGACCGGCACCAAACCAAGACCCCTGGAACAATCCCGCCAACTGGCCCAGAAGCGATTGGAACTTAATCAATCCCGCGATTTCCGCTCCGGGCACAGTCCGTTCCGCTCTTCCTGGTGGTAGTTATGGTACAATGTCCGGAACCTCAATGGCTTCTCCCCATGTTGGTGGCGCAGTCGCCTTAATGCTGGAAAAGATGCCCAGTTTAACCCCAGACCAGGCATTTAATTATATCACCAATAATGCCGACCGCCCTTCCCAAGGCGGCACCTATCCTAATAATAACTACGGCTGGGGAAGGTTAAATTGCAAGAAGATCTTAGATGCGATGGTGCCCGCCAATAAACCAAATATCATCCTCGCCCGCACCGCGATTACTGGTGAAAATGGCAATGGTCGGCTTGACCCAGGTGAAACCGGCAATCTAATCACCTACTTAAAAAATACCACCGCGATCCAAGCAACCAATCTGAGGGGAACACTAAGAGAAAATGACCCATATCTTACTATCTCTGACTCTCTTGCCAATTTCGGTAATGTGCCGGGTAATGATAGCACCAATAACCTTTCCGACCCATTTGTTTTAAGTGCCAGTTCTTCTACACCGCGAGGCTATACCGCCAATTTAACCCTCTATTTAGTCTGTAATGAAACATCCTGGACCAGAACCTTCACCTTAACCATTGGTCAACCCGTTCAGCAACCAGGAACCAGATTATGGGGTCCAACCCAGGTATCTGGTGTGCCGAGCACTGCTGGTCTTTATGGTATCGCCTACAACCCGACCAATAACCGAATCTATGTCTGCCATTTCCGAGCGAGAAATATCTATATGTTCTCCTCCGATTCTCTCCTCACCCCCTTAGGCACCATCCCAACCCCAAATAACGAAAGTGCCTGCACCGATATCAAATACTGTGCCTATGACAATACCTTCTGGGTTGCTTCCAATCAGACAAAAAGAGTTTATAAAATATCCGCTACTGGTTCGGTTCTCAGATATTTCAGTAACCCGGCTAATGACTATCCAACCGGACTTGCCTGGGATGAGAATAACCGCATCTTATATCTGGCAGACCGCAGAAGTGCTTTGGGTGCCCTACCCGGTTATATCTATGTTACTGACACCTTAGGAAATCAGATAAGAAGAATGAATGTTCCTTTAAGTGCCAATTATGGTCCCCGCTGTCTCGCCTTAGAAAGAACCCCTTCCAACCCCAATCTCCCAACCCTCATCCATGTTTATACCTCCTTCAACTCCCAAGGCACCGCCCTTGACAGTGTTGGTGTCTACGAGATGAACCGAGATAATCTCACCATCCTCCAACGCTTCTTAATTCCCGAACTCTATAACGCCCGCGGTGTGGAATACGACCCAAGAAATGCTACCCTCTGGGTCACGATAATGGAACTGGCGGCAGGCGGTCCTAATAACTATATCGCCAAATATGCCGGCTTCCACGAAATGGTCGGGATGGAAGAAGAGAAGACACCCTTAAAGAATTTAACCCAAATCTCCTGCTATCCTAATCCCTTTAACCAATCCTTAAATATCGCCTACGAATTGAAAAAGAGAAGCGAAGTCTCTCTCTCCATCCATGATGCTACGGGTCGGCAGATTGCCCAATTGCAGGAAGGGATTTCTAATCCGGGAAACTACCACTTCGTCTGGCAGGCAAATAACGCTGGTGTCTACTTCGTCCGGATTAAGACCAAGGAAGGTAGCCTTTGGCAGAAGGTGATTAAATTCTAA